The Sulfitobacter sp. OXR-159 sequence CTACGCGCCCGCGATCCAGCGGCGCTACGCAAGGTGCGGCTCGCGCGGCAAGACGGCTACATGGAGCGGCTGAACGAGACGGCTCAAGACTGGGTGCCACATGTCCGACGACTTCGACCCGATATGGCCTGGGAAGATGTGCTTCGGATCATCAATGGCTCCCTGCCCTACGACCGCCACTGGACGCAAAGCCGACTTCTGCGCGCAGTGAAAGCCTATGTGCGCGACGGGTTTCTGCCCAATGAAGTGCTTGGTCGCGCTGGACGACGCGAAACCGACGACCGCCTGCCCGCGATTGTCGCTGGCATCAAGGGCGCGGACCCTGACATCACGCTCCAGGCGATCTGTGACCGGCTGGAATCCATGCGCGAACGCTCCCCGCGCGGACGCGCCAGCTGGCAGCCGTCTTCGGTGAAAATGCTGTTGGAGCGGGCGGAACGACTCGGCCTCATGCCGTACGAATCGAGCCAAGATCAGGTGTAGCTTCTGACCCGAATCCAAAAAATTTCACCGGGAGAAAACTCCGCAGGAGGCCGAAAGTGCCATTTGTTGCTTGGGGTTAGCTACTATTGTGCCAACTCAACAGAGTGGTGGCTCGATTCGGTTAGATCTG is a genomic window containing:
- a CDS encoding recombinase family protein gives rise to the protein MPLIGYARVSTEDQTPLPQSEALQATGCVEIHEEHASGSNRARPVLARVLERISKGDTLVVVRIDRLARSLSHLLEVIERLEAKGAFFRSIQDPIDTGSPQGKFTLQVLGAAAEFERALIRERTKAGLASARTKGRVGGNPGLRARDPAALRKVRLARQDGYMERLNETAQDWVPHVRRLRPDMAWEDVLRIINGSLPYDRHWTQSRLLRAVKAYVRDGFLPNEVLGRAGRRETDDRLPAIVAGIKGADPDITLQAICDRLESMRERSPRGRASWQPSSVKMLLERAERLGLMPYESSQDQV